CGGAGACGTCGATTGTCGGGGTAGCCAGTACGGACTCTTCCAGCCGGCGAATCTGCGCATCCTTTAACAAGGGGCGGAACGCATCCCAGTCGAAGGGACCCGATTCGCGCCGCGCCGCGGTGACGATTCTGCAGGATTCGACCAACTCTGCCACGCGATACCAGGTCGGCAACTCTCGAAGGGAATCGCTCCCGATGATCCAGAAAAACTCCGTTTGCGGACCGAGCATCTCCCGAAAGTGGCGCACGGTGTCCAAGGTGTACGCCGGTCCAGGCCGATCCAAATCCCAACGATCCATGGCAAACAGCGGTTCATCCGCAACCGCCAGCCGGACCATCTCCGCACGATGTTCGGCGGGCGCCAGCTGGTCCGGGGATTTGTGCGGGGGCTGAGCAGCCGGCAGCATCAGAACGCGGTCCAACGACATTTGCTCCGCCACGGCCCGCGCGACGATCAGATGCCCGATATGGATAGGGTCAAAACTTCCGCCGTAAAGCCCGATACGCCGAGGCATGTGATTCTGTTCCGGAGCCGTTCTGCCAGCGCGCGAGTGGCCAGCCGACTTGGCGATGCTATTCCGACCCCTGGGAGGCGTCAAACCACGCGCATACCCCCCGGTCCGAGCCCTTCCCGCCGCGCTCAATCTCGATAGGGATCCCTTCTTTGTCGATCGAACAAACGCTGCAAGGCTGAATTGGTCGATACTGATTCCAGGAAAATCGAATCGCTATGGGCGTCGAAATCGCACATCATCCACCAACAGCCGACTGTCCTGGGACGCGCACACTCGTCGATGTGAGGTCGGACCGGTCGGGCTCGGGCACCGCGCGGCAGCGTTCTTCCACCGGGGTCGACCTGAGTATCGTGCTTGCGACGCGAGGGCGCCTGCCGGTGGTGCGTGATACGCTGCATGCGCTCGAAACGCTCGATTTGCCACGCTCTCAATACGAAGTCATTGTCGTTGACAACGACTCGCGTGACGGGACGCGCGGAGCCGTACGCATGCGGGCAGACCGGCTGATTGGACTCCGCCGGAATCTCGGTAGCTGCGCGAAAGCATTCGGCGTGTCCCGGGCACGTGGTCGGTACGTGCTGTTCCTGGACGATGACTCGGTACCTCGGCCGGGTTCCATCCCGCGCATGCTCGACCGATTCAATAATGATCCGGGACTCGCATGTGCCGGATTCACCGTCGAGCTTCCCGACGGGCGGCGGGAATCAAGTGCCCTTCCCGGCGTGTTTGTCGGCTGCGGGGTTGGATTTCGAACGGATGCCCTCCGTGCCGTCGGAGGGCTCGATCGTTTCCTCTTCATGCAGGCCGAGGAATTTGACGTTTGCTTCCGCATCGCGGAGGCGGGCTGGAAAGTCGGTGTCTTCGCCGATCTTCTTGTCGACCACTTGAAGACGCCTCGTGGGCGTAGGTCAGGGCGGACGGCCTATTTCGACACACGGAACAATCTACTGGTAATCGACCGCCACATTCCCGGTCATGCGCGCGAGGTCTATCGCCGAGACTGGGTCCAGAGATATCGCTGGCTCGCGCTCCGTGAGGGACTCCTTGACGCATGTCGGCGAGGGCAGCGTGATGCGCTACGCATGCTTACGCGGCATTCGGGGATCAACCCCCGCCCGCTTGGACCACGAACATTTGAGGCATTCTTTCGATGGGATGACGTTCACCGTCGGATGGTCGCTTTGGCGGATTCCGGCGTCCGTCGGATCCTTCTGGCGGACCTCGGAAAGAACGTCTTCCCCTTCGTTCGTGGCGCCCGGCTCGCAGGAATCGATCCGATCGCGATTGCCGACGACCGCTTCTGCCGGCCCGGCCGGATCTACCGGGGGATCGCCATCCTCCCCCCCTTCGAAGCTGTTCGTGGCTCCTTTGATGCCGTTGTCGTGGCCAATATGGCGGCAGCCCTGTCAGCGGCCTCTGCAGATCGCTGGCGGAACCGGACGGACCGGCCCGTCCACGACTGGTTCAGCCGACCATGCGTGATCGACCCTGGAGACGCCAAGTAAGCGCGCAGCCGCCAAAGGCCGATAATGATCTGAGGCGATCGGCGATTCCGCAACCCGTGCGGACCTGACCACAAAGCATGGTGCCCGACCGGCATCGCCGTCGCCAATCCCGGGAGCCGAACCGTGGGTAAGAAAACCGCTCTGATTACTGGAGTCACCGGACAAGACGGATCGTACTTGACCGAACTCCTGCTCGGCAAAGGCTACGAAGTCCACGGAGTCATTCGGCGGGCAAGTGTATTCACCACCCAACGCATCGATCATCTCTACCAGGATGTCCACGAGCCGGACCTGCGATTGCGTCTTCATTACGGCGACCTACTCGACCCCATGGGCCTGAGGCGGATCCTGACGGAAGTTGGGCCGGACGAAGTGTACAACTTGGCCGCCCAGTCCCATGTCCGGACGAGCTTTGATCAACCGACGTATACGGCCGAGGTCGTCGCCATCGGCACTTTAAACCTGCTCGAAGCGATCCGCGATTATCGAGACGCATCCGGAAACGAGGTTCGGCTTTACCAGGCTTCAAGTAGCGAGATGTACGGCAAAGTGGCCGAGGTGCCCCAGAACGAACTTACGCCCTTTTATCCACGAAGCCCCTACGCTTGCGCCAAGGTCCATGCCTACTGGCAAACGGTGAATTATCGCGAGGCCTACGGGCTGTTCGCCTGTAACGGCATCCTTTTCAACCACGAATCTCCGCGGCGGGGCGAGACGTTTGTGACTCGGAAGATCACCCGTGCCGCAACGCGGATCAAGCTGGGGCTTCAACGGACACTGCACCTTGGAAACCTCGATGCCCAGCGCGACTGGGGCTTCGCCGGGGATTACGTTCTCGCGATGTGGCTCATGCTCCAGCAGGTCGAACCTGACGACTACGTCATCGCAACCGGCAGAAGCCACAGCGTCCGCGAATTCCTCGAAACCGCATTCCAATATCTCGATTTGGATTGGCGAGAGCATGTTCGGTTCGATCCGCGCTACCTGCGCCCCACGGAAGTCGATTTTCTCCAGGGAGACGCGTCCAAGGCGTGGCGCGCCCTTGCGTGGCAACCGACGATCGACATGACGGAACTCTGTCACATGATGGTCGACGCCGACCTCGCCCTGGCCGAGCGGGAACGAATCCTTGTGGATGCGGGACATCTGCTTGTGGAAGCCTGCTGAACAGCCCGGCGGTCTAAGGACCGGGAGACTGCGGAGAGTCCCCCTGCTCGGGAAGGCTCGCCTCCACCTCGTCGAGCATCTGCCCCCACCCAGGAAGCGACTCATCCGCGACCGCTTTCCGCAGTGCTGCCAGCATCGCACGAGTTGAATCGGCCTGCTGCGGATCCACAACCGAAAAGCGCTGCCGCACGGTGTCAACTAATCGCGTTTGCTCTTCAGTCGACTTGGCCAAGTCCGCCGTCTGCCCGGCAATCGAGGTGAGATTCGGCCGAGCCGCCCCGCGCATCGCTGCGTCGAGCCAACGGAGTGCTGCGGGAAAGGCGTCCCCTCCCCGCTGCCTCACAAGGTCAGTAAGTCGAGAAAGGGCCCCTGCCGCCTCATCGAAGTTATGTTGTGCGATCAGCACTTCGGACAGGCGGTCCAGTACCTCTTCGCGTAAACGAAGATCGTTGCCGGACGAGCTCAACTCGGTATCCAGAAATTCCAGGTACTGAATTTCCAATTCGGGCATGTCGCGAAGTTGCCGAGAGGCCTGTACTTGAGCTGCGGGCGGCCGACGCCCCATCAACTCGCGGAATGCCGTCCAGGCCGTGTCCCGAATTAGTTCACTCGGCTCGGCGGCGATGCTCAACCGGGCCAGCACGGCCTCCAGATCGGCATCCTCCCGCCCCAGTATACCCACGGCCTCCAGCGCGGCTCGCCGAACGAGTTGGTCCGGATCGTTGGTAAGCATTCGTAGTCGAGGTAGTTTTGTCGCATCATTCGCCGCCGCCAGTCCGCGGGCGGCACTGCGCAGAACCCCCGGATCGGAAAGTTCAATCGCCTCTCGGAATATCTCGGTAAAGGACGGGTGTCCCAACCCCGCCATCGCCGAGAGCAACGCGGGCCTGAGCGTCCGATCATCAGGGGGCAAAGCCGCGTAGCGTTCCCTGAGGACATTGGCCACCCGCTCCCGTACTTGGGTCTCCTGGATGCGCGGAGCAATCTGCCCTAGCGCCAGCGCCGCTTCCCGCACATTCTCCACCGGACTATTCTGGCCTTCGATTTCCCGCAGAATTTCGTCTACCGCCCCTCGGGACTCCAATTGCCCGACCGCCTTAAAGACGGCCTGCCGAACGGACGGATCACGCTCCCTTGTCAGCAAAGCAAGAACCGCTTCCTCTACGCCGGGATCCTTAAGTGTTTGGACAATCTGGAGGACTTCGCGGCGAATGGCCGGAGAATCACTTTGCAGAAGGCGAAGCAGGGCCGCCAGGAGCTCCCCCTGAGGCCTCCGGCCCTCGTCGGCGATCTGTGAGCGAATCGTCGATAAGGCCGTCCTCCTCACTTCTTCCAAGGGGTCTTCAAGCCAGGCGATCAGGCGCGCTTCTCGCTGATCGGGCGAGATCGATCGAAAAAGGTCCCGTTGAAATTCCCGCAGGCGTGCATTGGCAGCCTCAAGCTGGCGCTGTGTCTCCTGGCGGACGGTCTGGAGCTCCCGTTTTGTCCGGCGAAGGCGATCACGGTAGACCAGGGTCTGGTCTTCCAGCCAGTCCTCATCGCTCATTCGCGATTTTTCCCGCCACCATTCACGCCAGCGGTCAAGGTCCTTGCCGAAGGATTCACGCGTCGTGGGCTCCAGCGCAGCCAGAACGCGATCGACCATCTCCGTTGAGCCCTGATCGAGAAGCGACATCAGAATTCCCACAACGACGCGATCATCCACGCGGGCACTGAGCGCGTCGACGGCGGCAAGTCGGGCCGCCGGGAGTGCCTCCGGATCGGAAGCGATTTCGCCCAGCTTCTCCACCACGGACGGTGACGGGAAATCGGCAAGCGCCTGCGAAGCGGCGGACCGAAGGGACGGATTCTCAGACTTGAGCAATCCGAGCAGCGGATCAACCAGCGAATCATGAAGCTGCCCTGCGGCGACGCGTGTCCGACTCGCAATGGCCTCACAAACCGCAATGACCGGCGCCGGATCGTTCCTCAACTGGAGAAGCTCCGCGATCAGCGCCGTGGACTCCGGAGTGTCAAAACCGAAGAGCGTATCGACCCACCGGCGACGCTCCTCGGGGCGAGCTTGTGGGTCGGTGATACCCGCGCGGCAGTTGGCCAGTTGCTGAAGGTGAAGTGCGTCTTTGTCCGGGGATTCCCCGGCGATCTCGATGGGCTGAGCCGCATCCCGTGCCGGGGGGGATTGCGCCTGGACGGGAAGCACGGCTGCGAAAATGAGCAGAAATAGGGTTCCCAGCGAACGCGGGAAGCACAATCGCAAGTGGCGGAACCCACTATCGGACGCGGTACGGTACGTCGGCATTTCCCTCAGCATAATCCCCTGAATGACTTCGTCCACGCCGGGAGTACCGTACAAAGGGGGCCCCGATGGCTCTTATACCCCGTTGACCCGTTGTCGGTTCGCCAACAAGCTCCTAAAGTACATCATCGGAATCACCGCTCGGTCGGATTCAGCCGGCTTTGGTCACCGGAACCGGGACTAGAGCGCACATGGTCGGCGGTAATGATGCCCATGAATGCGCAGTCGAATGCAAGATCGGGCGAATCCAAGTCATCACGTAATCTCCGCGTCCGCATCCAGGCTGTGCTGGATCGTCTCCGCCCCATGATTCACAACGACGGCGGGGACGTCGAGTTTGTCGATGTCGACGACAAGGGCGTTGTCAGTGTCCGCCTCCGCGGCGCCTGTGTTGGATGTCCTTCCAGCAGCCTTACCCTTGCGTTGGGAATCGAGCGCAACCTCCGTGATGAAATTCCCGAAGTCTCCCGGGTCATTTGCGTCGAAGAAGGGCCTGCCTGACCCATTCCGGATTCAGTACGACTTAGCGCCCCAGTCCGATGCGCCCCTCGAGCTCCTCGACGCGCCTGCGCAGATCGCGGAGTTCCTTGAGCAGTTCAGGCACTTTCCCCATCGACGCCTGGGCACGGAGATACCGCTGGTTGGGCCGCGCCGGCGTCCCGCTATAGATCGCGCCGGGCGGAACGTCGCCCCAAACTGTCGATTTCGCGCCGATCTGCGCGCCGGCCCCGATTCGGACGTGATCGACGACGCCGACTTGGCCGGACATCACGACACCATCCTCGAGCACTACCGAGCCCCCCAACCCGCATTGCGCGATAATGATGCAGTTTCGTCCGACGGTCACGTTGTGGCCGATCTGTACAAGATTATCGATCTTGGTGCCCGCGCCGATCCGCGTGACGCCGCTCTTGGCGCGATCAATCGTCGAGTTGGCCCCAATTTCCACGTCGTCCTCGATGATCACCGTGCCGATATGCGGAATCTTGACGTGTCGGCCGTCGCGAAAAAGATACCCGAAACCATCCGCCCCGATCGTCACATTGGGATGAATGATCACGCAATCTCCGATTGTCACGCGTTCCCGCACGACGACGTTCGGCCATAAGACGGCATTCCGCCCGACAATCGATTCTGCTCCAATATGGACTCCGGCGTGAAGCTGGGTTCCGGGGCCCACGTGGGCACCCGGGCCAATGAAGACGCGTGGACCGATGGCTGCCCCTGCAACCTCCGCATCGGCCGCCACGACGGCCGTCGAGTGAACTCCGACGGGAACTCGCTCGACACGTGGCGCCAGGAGCCGAAGAACCTCACAAAGTGCGAGATCGGGATCTTTCACCCGAATGACCGTTCGCCCCTGGGGAGCTGGAATTGTTCCGGGCAGCAACAATACACCCGCGGAGGAGGCGATCGCCCCATCCAGGTACTCCGGCCCTCCCACCCAGCACAGCGACGTCGGTCCGGCGACCTCCGGTGTGGCAATGCCGTCCACCCGGACGCTGCCTTCGCCAACAAGCTCGCCGGCTACCCGCTTGGCGATTTCGGCGGCGTCAATGGCAGTTTTCTCACGCAACCCGCAGTGCTCCGTTGGACCCAGATGCGATTGGCGGCGGCGACCCGAGAACGTACATTCTTATTTCTCCGGATGGAAACGATGGCCCGCCCTCCGAAGGAAACCATGAGCGAGAAGCCGCATCTCTTCTTTATCGTCGGTTGTACGGGAAGCGGCAAGGGCACGCTCGGGAGAGAAATCGCCCGGCGGACCGGTGGCGAGATCATCTCGCTTGATTCGATGAAGATCTACCGCCGCATGGACGTCGGAACCGCCAAACCCACGCCGGAACAGCGCCGGGAGGTCCCTCATCATCTGATCGACGTGGTCGAGCCCTCACAGGATTTCTCGGTGGCGCAATTTGTCGACCGGGCAAACCAAGCCATAAATGCAATCCAAAACCGCCGCCGCCCGGTTCTCGTCGTGGGAGGTACGCCGTTATACCTCAAAGCGCTGACCGAGGGACTTTTTGAGGGCCCGGGAGCGAATGTCGAGGTGCGCCGTCGGCTGCACGAAATGGCCAGGCGGGAGGGTCCGCAGGCCTTGCACCGGAAGCTGGTCGAGGTCGATTCGGCAGCCGCAGAGCGCATTCACCCCAACGACCTTCGTCGTCTGGTCCGCGCGTTGGAGGTCTTCGAATTGACCGGGACCCCGATCACGCAACTTCAGCAACAGTGGGATCGCGACCAACGTCGATATGACTATACACTTCTGCGACTTCGGAGGGAACTTGCCGACCAGAACCACAGGACCAATATGCGGGTCATGCGGATGATGGAGGCGGGGCTCGTTCAGGAGGTGGAATCGCTCCTGGCCGAGCCCAATCCCCTGAGCCGGTCGGCACGCCAGGCGCTGGGTTATGCGGAGATCATTGAGCACTTCCAAGGCGTGCTGGAACTCGCCGACGCCGTGGAACTCATCAAGATCAACACCCGCCGTTTTGCCAAAGCGCAGCGAACGTGGTTCAATCGCTTCCGTCAGGCGGAGTTGATCGATCTGCCACCGGACGCCGAAGTACATGGGGTGGCGGACGAAATCATGCGACAATGGGGACACCTATGGTCGGCGTGACGGAGATGACCAACTGGGCGGTCGACCTGATCGACGTGCGCAAGCGCTACGGCCGGTCGGTACATGCGCTCCGCGGAGTCAACATCCAAGTGGGCCGCGGGGAGATTTTCGGACTGCTCGGTCCGAACGGCGCCGGCAAGTCCACGCTGGTCAAGATCATGATGTCCGTCGTCCGCCCGACGCACGCCGGAGGCACGATTCTCGGCCGGCCACTCGGTCATCGGGGTAAGCTCGCCCGGATGGGATACATGCCCGAGAACCCGCGCTTCCCGTCCTATCTCGCCGGCGGGCAGGTTCTGAATTACTACGCCGCGCTGGCGAAAGTGCCCAAGGCTCGGCGCCGAGAGAATGCCACTCGCTGGCTGGAGCGCCTGGATATCGCTCGCTGGAGGAACATGCGTACGGACAAGTACTCCAAGGGCATGCTCCAACGCCTCGGTATCGCGCAGGCGCTTATGAATGATCCGGAGATGCTGGTGCTCGATGAACCGACGGACGGCCTCGATCCCGTCGGGCGGCGGGATGTGCGTGAATTGCTCCACGAACTCCGCAACCAGGGCACCACGATTTTCCTGAACTCGCACCTCTTGAGCGAGCTGGAGATGGTCTGTGATCGCGTGGCCATACTCGTGGATGGTCTGGTCGCACGACAGGGTACGCTCACCCAACTGACGGAACACACGGTCGAGTATCAGATCGCGTTTCGTGGCGACGCTGGGAAAGCAGGGGGTGAGATTTCAGAAATCGGCGCTAAGATGGACGCGCAAACCGTGCGCATACCGGGCGCAGATGTTCAGAAAGTGAATCGCACCATTGACCTGCTACGGCGCGAAGGCGTGCTGATCGACTCGGTCAAGCCGCATCGCTTTTCGCTGGAAGACCTCCTCGTGGAGGTCGTACACGACCGCCGCGAGCCCAAGAAGGACGAATCGGCCAAGACGGACTAGCTTATGCAACTCTGGGTACTCATCGTTGACACCTTCCGCGAAGCGCGCGACCGGCGCATCTTCTGGTTGATGCTGCTGATTTCTGTCCTCACTGCCGCGTTGATGGCATCGGTAACATTCTATCCCGACCGAGTCAGTCTGCTTTTCGGGTTGTGGGACATCCGAACGACCGCTTTCTTCACGGATCAAGGTCTCGAGCCGGATCGTGTCGGAGCCGTGGTCGTCGACGGCATCATGGATAATATTCTCGGCGCTTACGGGGTCATTCTCCTGATTATTGCTTCAGCCGGATTCTTCCCGGCGCTGCTGGAGCGCGGCGGCGTCGAGGTGCTGGTTTCCAAACCATTGCCCCGATGGCAGGTTTACCTGGGAAAATACCTCGGCGCGCTGTTTTTTGTTTTTGTCCAAGCCGGCGTGTTCGTTGGATTGACGTTCCTTGTCGCGGGACTTCAATGGAAGGTCTGGCTGCCCGGATACCTGCTGTGCATCCCTCTGGTCGTGGTTCTGTTCAGTTATCTTTATTGCGTCACCGCGCTCGTGGGCGTGCTGACGCGAAGCACCGTCTTGGCCATCGTCTTGACCATTATTAGTTGGATCGGCTTTAGCGGCGTACAGTCACTGGGAGATACATTCGTCATGTATCCGGAATGGCAGCAGCATCGCTCGATGTATCGGGCCGTGCAGATTGCCAGCTGGGTCGTTCCAAAGACCTCTGATTTTACGTATCTCGCCCGGCGGTGGGCTGGATCGGCCAATCCAGTGGAGGTCATGCCCATGCCAACGGGAGAAGGCCAAACTGAGATCGTCCAGCGCGCTCAAGCGGCCGAGAAGGCCCACATGAAGCGCAGTGCCTGGCTATCGGTCGGATCCTCATTGGCATTTGAA
The window above is part of the Phycisphaerae bacterium genome. Proteins encoded here:
- the miaA gene encoding tRNA (adenosine(37)-N6)-dimethylallyltransferase MiaA — encoded protein: MSEKPHLFFIVGCTGSGKGTLGREIARRTGGEIISLDSMKIYRRMDVGTAKPTPEQRREVPHHLIDVVEPSQDFSVAQFVDRANQAINAIQNRRRPVLVVGGTPLYLKALTEGLFEGPGANVEVRRRLHEMARREGPQALHRKLVEVDSAAAERIHPNDLRRLVRALEVFELTGTPITQLQQQWDRDQRRYDYTLLRLRRELADQNHRTNMRVMRMMEAGLVQEVESLLAEPNPLSRSARQALGYAEIIEHFQGVLELADAVELIKINTRRFAKAQRTWFNRFRQAELIDLPPDAEVHGVADEIMRQWGHLWSA
- the gmd gene encoding GDP-mannose 4,6-dehydratase is translated as MGKKTALITGVTGQDGSYLTELLLGKGYEVHGVIRRASVFTTQRIDHLYQDVHEPDLRLRLHYGDLLDPMGLRRILTEVGPDEVYNLAAQSHVRTSFDQPTYTAEVVAIGTLNLLEAIRDYRDASGNEVRLYQASSSEMYGKVAEVPQNELTPFYPRSPYACAKVHAYWQTVNYREAYGLFACNGILFNHESPRRGETFVTRKITRAATRIKLGLQRTLHLGNLDAQRDWGFAGDYVLAMWLMLQQVEPDDYVIATGRSHSVREFLETAFQYLDLDWREHVRFDPRYLRPTEVDFLQGDASKAWRALAWQPTIDMTELCHMMVDADLALAERERILVDAGHLLVEAC
- the lpxD gene encoding UDP-3-O-(3-hydroxymyristoyl)glucosamine N-acyltransferase, with amino-acid sequence MREKTAIDAAEIAKRVAGELVGEGSVRVDGIATPEVAGPTSLCWVGGPEYLDGAIASSAGVLLLPGTIPAPQGRTVIRVKDPDLALCEVLRLLAPRVERVPVGVHSTAVVAADAEVAGAAIGPRVFIGPGAHVGPGTQLHAGVHIGAESIVGRNAVLWPNVVVRERVTIGDCVIIHPNVTIGADGFGYLFRDGRHVKIPHIGTVIIEDDVEIGANSTIDRAKSGVTRIGAGTKIDNLVQIGHNVTVGRNCIIIAQCGLGGSVVLEDGVVMSGQVGVVDHVRIGAGAQIGAKSTVWGDVPPGAIYSGTPARPNQRYLRAQASMGKVPELLKELRDLRRRVEELEGRIGLGR
- a CDS encoding glycosyltransferase, coding for MLATRGRLPVVRDTLHALETLDLPRSQYEVIVVDNDSRDGTRGAVRMRADRLIGLRRNLGSCAKAFGVSRARGRYVLFLDDDSVPRPGSIPRMLDRFNNDPGLACAGFTVELPDGRRESSALPGVFVGCGVGFRTDALRAVGGLDRFLFMQAEEFDVCFRIAEAGWKVGVFADLLVDHLKTPRGRRSGRTAYFDTRNNLLVIDRHIPGHAREVYRRDWVQRYRWLALREGLLDACRRGQRDALRMLTRHSGINPRPLGPRTFEAFFRWDDVHRRMVALADSGVRRILLADLGKNVFPFVRGARLAGIDPIAIADDRFCRPGRIYRGIAILPPFEAVRGSFDAVVVANMAAALSAASADRWRNRTDRPVHDWFSRPCVIDPGDAK
- a CDS encoding NifU family protein — protein: MNAQSNARSGESKSSRNLRVRIQAVLDRLRPMIHNDGGDVEFVDVDDKGVVSVRLRGACVGCPSSSLTLALGIERNLRDEIPEVSRVICVEEGPA
- the nadD gene encoding nicotinate-nucleotide adenylyltransferase, coding for MPRRIGLYGGSFDPIHIGHLIVARAVAEQMSLDRVLMLPAAQPPHKSPDQLAPAEHRAEMVRLAVADEPLFAMDRWDLDRPGPAYTLDTVRHFREMLGPQTEFFWIIGSDSLRELPTWYRVAELVESCRIVTAARRESGPFDWDAFRPLLKDAQIRRLEESVLATPTIDVSATEIRARVRAERSIRFLVPEVVGDHIHRTGLYRAKP
- a CDS encoding ABC transporter permease, which produces MQLWVLIVDTFREARDRRIFWLMLLISVLTAALMASVTFYPDRVSLLFGLWDIRTTAFFTDQGLEPDRVGAVVVDGIMDNILGAYGVILLIIASAGFFPALLERGGVEVLVSKPLPRWQVYLGKYLGALFFVFVQAGVFVGLTFLVAGLQWKVWLPGYLLCIPLVVVLFSYLYCVTALVGVLTRSTVLAIVLTIISWIGFSGVQSLGDTFVMYPEWQQHRSMYRAVQIASWVVPKTSDFTYLARRWAGSANPVEVMPMPTGEGQTEIVQRAQAAEKAHMKRSAWLSVGSSLAFEAVIVALGMAYFCRRDL
- a CDS encoding ABC transporter ATP-binding protein, producing MGTPMVGVTEMTNWAVDLIDVRKRYGRSVHALRGVNIQVGRGEIFGLLGPNGAGKSTLVKIMMSVVRPTHAGGTILGRPLGHRGKLARMGYMPENPRFPSYLAGGQVLNYYAALAKVPKARRRENATRWLERLDIARWRNMRTDKYSKGMLQRLGIAQALMNDPEMLVLDEPTDGLDPVGRRDVRELLHELRNQGTTIFLNSHLLSELEMVCDRVAILVDGLVARQGTLTQLTEHTVEYQIAFRGDAGKAGGEISEIGAKMDAQTVRIPGADVQKVNRTIDLLRREGVLIDSVKPHRFSLEDLLVEVVHDRREPKKDESAKTD
- a CDS encoding HEAT repeat domain-containing protein, which produces MDEVIQGIMLREMPTYRTASDSGFRHLRLCFPRSLGTLFLLIFAAVLPVQAQSPPARDAAQPIEIAGESPDKDALHLQQLANCRAGITDPQARPEERRRWVDTLFGFDTPESTALIAELLQLRNDPAPVIAVCEAIASRTRVAAGQLHDSLVDPLLGLLKSENPSLRSAASQALADFPSPSVVEKLGEIASDPEALPAARLAAVDALSARVDDRVVVGILMSLLDQGSTEMVDRVLAALEPTTRESFGKDLDRWREWWREKSRMSDEDWLEDQTLVYRDRLRRTKRELQTVRQETQRQLEAANARLREFQRDLFRSISPDQREARLIAWLEDPLEEVRRTALSTIRSQIADEGRRPQGELLAALLRLLQSDSPAIRREVLQIVQTLKDPGVEEAVLALLTRERDPSVRQAVFKAVGQLESRGAVDEILREIEGQNSPVENVREAALALGQIAPRIQETQVRERVANVLRERYAALPPDDRTLRPALLSAMAGLGHPSFTEIFREAIELSDPGVLRSAARGLAAANDATKLPRLRMLTNDPDQLVRRAALEAVGILGREDADLEAVLARLSIAAEPSELIRDTAWTAFRELMGRRPPAAQVQASRQLRDMPELEIQYLEFLDTELSSSGNDLRLREEVLDRLSEVLIAQHNFDEAAGALSRLTDLVRQRGGDAFPAALRWLDAAMRGAARPNLTSIAGQTADLAKSTEEQTRLVDTVRQRFSVVDPQQADSTRAMLAALRKAVADESLPGWGQMLDEVEASLPEQGDSPQSPGP